From the genome of Kaistella daneshvariae, one region includes:
- a CDS encoding glucose 1-dehydrogenase, whose amino-acid sequence MEISLKNQVAIITGSSSGIGAAIAQSMAEAGASVVINYPSESSREKAAVILNEIIEKGGKGMLCQCDVSKEDEVINMFKEVTDNYGTVDILVNNAGIQVDAPFTEMTLDAWEAVIGVNLTGQFLCAREAIKEFLRRGIDPERSVACGKIIHISSVHEVIPWAGHANYAASKGAIRMLMQTLAQEYGADRIRVNSICPGAIQTPINKSAWETKQELNSLLTLIPYNRIGQPQDIGNLAVFLASDMADYISGTSIFIDGAMTTFESFATGG is encoded by the coding sequence ATGGAAATTTCTTTAAAAAATCAGGTCGCTATCATCACCGGCTCTTCAAGCGGAATCGGAGCTGCCATCGCACAATCCATGGCGGAAGCCGGCGCGTCGGTTGTTATTAATTATCCCAGCGAAAGTTCCCGCGAAAAAGCGGCGGTTATTTTAAATGAAATTATTGAAAAAGGCGGAAAAGGAATGCTTTGCCAGTGCGATGTTTCGAAGGAAGATGAAGTCATCAATATGTTTAAAGAAGTCACCGATAATTATGGGACGGTGGATATTTTGGTGAATAATGCCGGAATTCAGGTCGATGCGCCTTTTACAGAAATGACGTTAGACGCGTGGGAAGCCGTAATCGGCGTTAATTTAACCGGACAGTTTCTCTGCGCACGCGAAGCCATTAAAGAATTTTTACGTCGCGGCATCGATCCCGAACGCTCTGTTGCGTGCGGGAAAATCATTCATATCTCGTCGGTTCACGAAGTGATTCCTTGGGCCGGGCACGCCAATTATGCAGCGAGTAAAGGCGCCATCAGAATGTTGATGCAAACTTTAGCGCAGGAATATGGTGCGGACCGAATTCGTGTAAATTCCATCTGTCCGGGCGCGATCCAGACACCGATCAACAAAAGCGCCTGGGAAACGAAGCAGGAATTGAATTCGCTTTTGACGCTGATTCCGTACAACCGCATCGGTCAGCCACAGGATATCGGAAATCTGGCGGTTTTTCTTGCCAGCGATATGGCCGATTACATCAGCGGAACAAGCATTTTCATCGATGGTGCGATGACAACTTTTGAATCGTTTGCCACCGGCGGATAG
- a CDS encoding DUF1684 domain-containing protein — MKNIALFACFFLIFSCATSVAENPVSEIKNFQQELNSEYLNQKTTPLRGSNFTNFTAHPFFPIDLKYRVNADFKKTENPETFEMPTSSGKTKKYREYGKATFTLDGKSYTVSLYQSLDLMKQKQYEDYLFLPFRDETNNIETYGGGKYLDLKIPANKNIIIDFNKSYQPYCAYNAYDYNCPIVPPENILPVRIEAGVKYDDVYHH; from the coding sequence ATGAAAAATATCGCCTTATTTGCCTGTTTTTTTCTGATTTTCTCTTGCGCCACGTCGGTTGCTGAAAACCCGGTTTCGGAAATCAAAAACTTTCAGCAGGAATTGAATTCTGAATATCTGAACCAAAAAACAACGCCTTTGCGCGGTAGTAATTTTACCAATTTTACAGCGCATCCGTTTTTCCCAATCGATTTAAAATATCGGGTAAATGCAGATTTCAAAAAAACCGAAAATCCGGAAACTTTCGAAATGCCAACTTCTTCCGGAAAAACCAAAAAATACCGCGAATACGGCAAGGCAACATTTACTTTAGACGGAAAATCGTACACTGTTTCGCTTTATCAAAGTTTGGATTTGATGAAGCAAAAGCAATATGAAGATTATCTTTTTTTGCCATTCCGCGATGAAACAAACAACATCGAAACCTACGGCGGCGGAAAATATCTGGATTTAAAAATTCCGGCAAACAAAAACATCATCATCGATTTTAATAAATCTTACCAACCGTATTGCGCCTACAACGCTTACGATTACAACTGCCCGATTGTCCCGCCCGAAAATATTTTACCGGTCAGAATTGAAGCCGGCGTAAAATACGATGACGTCTATCATCATTAA
- a CDS encoding MGH1-like glycoside hydrolase domain-containing protein, protein MTEENKRLPDIAWKKWGPYVSNREWGVVREDYSANGDAWNYTQHDTAEAKAYRWGEEGICGISDDEQLLIFSLGLWNKKDKMVKERFFGLTNSQGNHGEDVKEYYYYLDNTPTHSYMKMLYKYPQNAYPYEELIEKNAAAGKLEPEYELIDTGIFDENEYFDVFIEFAKFSPQDILIKITVTNKSSTDAPLVLLPTIWFRNTWSWGYDDYRPELKECTSKQISIRHKDLRMRNFYAKNAQKILFCDNETNNQRLYHSENKEKYCKDGINDFVINGNQNAVNPEKKGTKAAFIIDEIIPPKSTQIFEFRLSDKDVENPFEKCEEIFSKRKAEADEFYKDLQKGIKTDDEKLVQRQALAGMLWNKQFYHYNVEKWLEGDPALVKPPKSRRKIRNEEWETFNSMNIISMPDKWEYPWFATWDLAFHTLSYAIIDADFAKQQLKLFTLEWFMHPNGQLPAYEWNFSDVNPPVHAWAAFRVFKIDEVQKGKPDVEFLEGVFQKLLMNFTWWVNKKDNNGNNIFEGGFLGLDNIGIFDRNETLPYGQNLEQADGTSWMAMFSLNMMRIALELSLYNKVYEDMATKFFEHFLYIAYALDNMGEGDFSLWDEQDQFFYDALQLKDCTNMFLRIRTIVGLIPMFAVEVIDEEMLDKLPAFSERMAWVLKNKPELAALVSHWDVKGDESKHLLSLLRGHRLKKLLERMLNEKEFLSDYGVRALSKEYEENPFHINLGGIDYTVKYLPAESDSYMFGGNSNWRGPIWFPINFLIIESLQRFFFYYSPDFKVECPTGSGNYLNLNEIAEFLAKRLANIFLEDENGKRAFNGQYPRFQEDEDFKDYILFYEYFHGDNGRGVGASHQTGWTGLIAKMLQPRYTQIKMAKAQTESPK, encoded by the coding sequence ATGACCGAAGAAAATAAAAGACTGCCCGATATCGCCTGGAAAAAGTGGGGGCCATACGTGAGCAATCGCGAGTGGGGCGTGGTTCGCGAAGATTACTCCGCCAACGGCGATGCCTGGAACTACACGCAGCATGACACCGCTGAAGCCAAAGCGTACCGCTGGGGCGAGGAAGGAATCTGCGGAATTTCTGACGATGAGCAGCTTTTAATTTTTTCACTGGGTCTTTGGAACAAAAAAGACAAAATGGTCAAAGAGCGGTTTTTTGGCCTTACGAACAGTCAGGGAAATCACGGTGAAGATGTGAAGGAATATTATTATTACCTCGACAACACGCCGACGCATTCCTACATGAAGATGCTGTATAAATATCCGCAAAACGCGTATCCGTATGAGGAATTGATAGAAAAGAATGCCGCCGCAGGAAAACTGGAGCCGGAATATGAACTCATCGACACAGGAATTTTTGATGAGAATGAATATTTCGATGTTTTTATAGAATTTGCGAAATTTTCACCTCAGGATATTTTAATAAAAATCACCGTAACTAATAAATCTTCCACCGACGCGCCACTCGTGCTTTTGCCAACCATTTGGTTCCGAAATACCTGGAGCTGGGGCTACGACGACTACCGCCCGGAATTAAAAGAATGTACTTCAAAACAAATCAGCATTCGGCACAAGGATTTACGAATGAGAAATTTTTACGCCAAAAACGCCCAAAAAATTCTTTTCTGTGATAATGAAACCAATAACCAAAGGCTTTATCACTCCGAAAATAAAGAAAAATACTGCAAAGATGGTATTAATGATTTTGTCATTAATGGAAATCAGAACGCGGTAAATCCAGAAAAAAAGGGCACTAAAGCAGCTTTTATTATCGATGAAATTATTCCGCCTAAATCGACCCAAATTTTCGAATTTCGCTTATCCGACAAAGATGTAGAAAACCCATTTGAGAAATGTGAAGAAATTTTTTCCAAACGAAAAGCTGAAGCAGATGAGTTTTATAAAGACCTGCAAAAAGGCATCAAAACCGATGACGAAAAGCTCGTGCAGCGACAGGCTTTAGCCGGAATGTTGTGGAACAAACAATTCTACCATTATAATGTTGAAAAATGGCTGGAAGGTGATCCGGCGCTCGTAAAACCACCGAAATCCCGCCGGAAAATCCGGAATGAAGAATGGGAAACTTTCAACTCCATGAACATTATTTCCATGCCCGACAAGTGGGAATATCCGTGGTTTGCGACGTGGGATTTGGCGTTCCATACTTTGAGTTACGCCATTATTGATGCAGATTTTGCGAAACAGCAGCTGAAACTTTTCACGCTTGAATGGTTTATGCATCCAAACGGTCAATTACCGGCGTATGAATGGAATTTCAGCGATGTAAATCCACCGGTTCACGCTTGGGCGGCTTTTCGCGTTTTTAAAATAGATGAGGTTCAGAAAGGTAAACCGGACGTAGAATTTCTGGAAGGCGTCTTCCAAAAACTGCTGATGAATTTTACCTGGTGGGTGAACAAAAAAGACAATAACGGCAACAATATTTTCGAAGGCGGTTTCCTTGGTTTAGACAATATTGGAATTTTTGACCGTAACGAAACTTTGCCTTATGGACAGAATTTAGAACAGGCCGACGGCACCAGCTGGATGGCGATGTTTTCATTAAATATGATGCGCATCGCGCTGGAACTTTCGCTGTATAACAAGGTTTACGAGGATATGGCGACGAAATTTTTTGAACATTTTCTCTATATCGCCTACGCTCTGGACAATATGGGTGAGGGAGATTTTTCGCTTTGGGACGAACAGGATCAGTTTTTTTATGACGCGCTGCAGCTGAAAGACTGTACCAATATGTTTCTGCGTATCCGTACGATTGTCGGCTTAATTCCCATGTTTGCGGTAGAAGTCATCGATGAAGAAATGCTGGACAAACTGCCGGCTTTCAGCGAAAGAATGGCCTGGGTATTAAAAAATAAGCCCGAACTCGCGGCGCTCGTTTCGCACTGGGACGTGAAAGGTGATGAGTCCAAACATTTGCTCTCACTTTTGCGCGGTCACCGTTTGAAAAAATTGCTCGAAAGAATGCTGAATGAAAAAGAATTTTTGAGCGATTACGGTGTGCGCGCTTTATCGAAAGAATATGAAGAAAATCCTTTCCACATCAACCTTGGTGGCATTGATTATACCGTAAAATATCTGCCGGCGGAAAGCGACAGCTATATGTTCGGTGGAAACAGCAACTGGCGCGGTCCGATTTGGTTTCCTATCAACTTTCTCATTATTGAAAGTTTGCAGCGCTTTTTCTTTTATTACAGCCCCGATTTTAAAGTGGAATGTCCTACCGGCAGCGGCAATTACCTTAATTTAAATGAAATTGCGGAATTTTTGGCCAAAAGACTGGCGAATATTTTTCTGGAAGATGAAAACGGAAAACGCGCGTTTAATGGGCAATATCCAAGATTTCAGGAAGATGAGGATTTCAAGGATTATATTCTTTTTTATGAATATTTCCACGGTGATAACGGTCGCGGCGTCGGCGCTTCACACCAAACGGGCTGGACCGGTTTAATTGCCAAAATGCTGCAGCCGCGTTACACGCAAATTAAAATGGCGAAAGCCCAAACCGAATCGCCAAAATAA
- a CDS encoding NAD(P)H-dependent glycerol-3-phosphate dehydrogenase, giving the protein MIKKKSSEKKRPKKQVAVGVVGSGSFATAIVKMLVENCEVVHWCVRNEFVKGAIELRGHNPTYLTSVSFDVKHLKITTDINELVSACEVVVLATPSIYLSAALEKMTCDYQNKIFVSAIKGIVPAVNDVVAHYLRDEFKIGFTNQAVLAGPCHAEEVGMERLSYLTIAVAKEEVAKKLAELFASDFINVHCSKDILGNEYSAILKNIYAVGAGISSGLGYGDNFTAVFVSNAVREMEVFLDAVYEVPRDVNESAYLGDLLVTAYSLFSRNRNLGNLIGKGYTVKSAIQSMNMIAEGYYAADSVYHTAKEKKLKTPIIDTIYQVLYKEKSAETEFKKLTLMLN; this is encoded by the coding sequence ATGATAAAAAAGAAAAGTTCCGAGAAAAAACGCCCAAAAAAGCAGGTTGCTGTAGGTGTTGTGGGCAGCGGCAGCTTTGCCACGGCCATCGTAAAAATGCTGGTAGAAAACTGCGAAGTGGTGCACTGGTGCGTTCGGAACGAGTTCGTAAAAGGCGCCATCGAGCTGCGCGGTCATAATCCAACCTATCTCACTTCGGTTTCATTTGATGTAAAACATCTGAAAATCACCACGGACATCAATGAGCTGGTTTCCGCCTGCGAAGTGGTTGTGCTTGCCACCCCGTCCATTTACCTTTCAGCAGCGCTGGAAAAAATGACCTGCGATTACCAAAACAAAATTTTCGTTTCCGCCATCAAAGGGATAGTTCCCGCAGTGAACGATGTTGTGGCGCACTATCTTCGGGATGAATTTAAAATTGGCTTTACCAATCAAGCTGTTCTTGCCGGCCCGTGTCACGCCGAGGAAGTCGGTATGGAAAGGCTTTCTTACCTCACCATCGCCGTGGCGAAAGAGGAAGTGGCAAAAAAATTAGCTGAACTTTTCGCTTCAGACTTCATTAATGTGCATTGCAGCAAAGATATCTTAGGCAACGAATACAGCGCCATTTTGAAGAATATTTACGCTGTCGGCGCCGGAATTTCCAGCGGTTTAGGTTATGGCGACAACTTTACGGCGGTTTTCGTTTCTAATGCGGTGCGCGAAATGGAAGTTTTCCTCGATGCGGTTTACGAAGTTCCGCGTGATGTAAATGAAAGCGCGTATCTCGGCGATTTGCTGGTGACCGCGTACTCCTTATTTTCCCGAAACCGAAATTTAGGAAACCTCATCGGAAAAGGTTACACCGTGAAATCCGCAATACAGTCGATGAATATGATTGCCGAAGGTTATTACGCCGCGGATTCCGTGTATCACACTGCAAAAGAAAAAAAGCTGAAAACACCGATTATCGATACCATTTATCAGGTTTTATACAAAGAAAAAAGTGCAGAAACTGAATTTAAAAAACTGACGCTGATGCTAAATTAG
- the mqo gene encoding malate dehydrogenase (quinone), giving the protein MSSYIAARVPKSHYDVVLIGGGIMSATLGTLLHELEPNLNIAIFERLGRFACESSAAWNNAGTGHSAFCELNYTPLQDDGTIDISKAEKIAEQFEISKQFWSFLLSKNYISEPKTFINSCPHMSLVFGKGDAEFLRRRYEKMTQSHLFKGMQFTTDHDQLREWIPLIMNHRKQTEHLAATKMDMGTDVNFGTLTRKMGRFLADDSNVDVFLYHDVKDIDPRDDGKWLIKVKNRMHPKKYEITADFVFIGAGGYALPLLDSSDIPESEGYGGFPVSGEWLVSFKPELIAQHQAKVYTQATVDAPPMSVPHLDLRIINGQQALLFGPFAGFSTKFLKEGSYLDLPESVNFSNIRSLFGAWWHNLPLTQYLVRQVAMTKAQRMQHLREFVKDAHEDDWQLKIAGQRVQIIKKDEEDGGKLEFGTEVVVNKSGTIASLLGASPGASTAAYAMLQVLEKCFPDKVENEWKEKIREIIPSYGQKLSDDPELTEKIRAYTKEKLELNY; this is encoded by the coding sequence ATGTCTTCATATATCGCTGCAAGAGTTCCGAAGTCGCACTACGACGTAGTTTTAATAGGTGGTGGAATTATGAGCGCCACGCTTGGTACTTTACTTCACGAACTCGAACCCAATTTAAACATCGCAATTTTTGAACGACTTGGCCGCTTTGCCTGCGAGAGTTCCGCTGCCTGGAACAACGCCGGAACCGGCCATTCTGCTTTTTGCGAATTAAATTATACGCCGCTGCAGGATGACGGTACCATCGATATTTCAAAAGCAGAAAAAATAGCCGAACAATTCGAAATTTCTAAGCAGTTCTGGTCGTTCTTACTTTCAAAAAATTATATTTCAGAACCGAAAACATTCATCAATTCCTGCCCGCACATGAGCCTGGTTTTTGGTAAAGGCGATGCCGAATTTCTGCGCCGCAGGTACGAAAAAATGACACAGTCGCATCTCTTTAAAGGAATGCAGTTTACCACAGATCATGATCAACTGCGCGAATGGATTCCTTTAATAATGAACCACCGCAAACAAACCGAGCATTTAGCAGCCACAAAAATGGATATGGGAACCGATGTGAATTTCGGGACATTAACGCGGAAAATGGGCAGATTTCTCGCCGATGATTCTAATGTAGATGTTTTCCTGTACCACGACGTGAAAGATATCGATCCGCGTGACGACGGCAAATGGTTAATAAAAGTTAAAAACCGCATGCATCCGAAGAAGTATGAAATCACTGCCGATTTTGTATTTATCGGCGCCGGTGGCTACGCGCTTCCTTTGCTCGACAGTTCCGACATTCCTGAAAGTGAAGGTTACGGCGGTTTCCCGGTATCTGGCGAATGGCTGGTTTCTTTCAAACCCGAGCTGATCGCACAACATCAGGCAAAAGTTTACACGCAAGCCACTGTAGATGCGCCGCCAATGAGCGTTCCGCATTTGGATTTACGTATTATCAATGGTCAGCAGGCACTTTTATTCGGTCCTTTTGCAGGTTTTTCTACCAAATTTTTAAAAGAAGGCAGCTATTTGGATCTACCCGAAAGTGTCAACTTTTCCAATATCCGTTCACTTTTTGGGGCGTGGTGGCACAATTTGCCATTAACCCAATATCTCGTGCGGCAGGTGGCGATGACAAAAGCGCAAAGAATGCAGCACCTGCGCGAGTTTGTGAAAGATGCGCATGAAGACGACTGGCAGTTGAAGATTGCAGGACAGCGCGTGCAGATCATTAAAAAAGATGAAGAAGACGGCGGAAAACTAGAGTTCGGGACCGAAGTCGTGGTGAATAAAAGCGGCACAATCGCCTCATTGTTGGGCGCTTCACCAGGCGCTTCCACGGCGGCTTATGCTATGTTGCAAGTGCTGGAAAAATGTTTTCCCGATAAAGTGGAAAATGAATGGAAAGAGAAAATTCGGGAAATTATCCCGTCTTACGGCCAGAAATTATCGGATGACCCAGAGCTTACCGAAAAAATACGCGCGTACACCAAGGAAAAACTGGAACTAAATTATTAA
- a CDS encoding M23 family metallopeptidase gives MKNFLSSKKNINVILGFLALIIFGQALLIGKLYAEKDYKSYEVNLVPIKTEKDSIDYHSMKNDLALVDHTVRELNSFLASKNLSDGKIETLAKDSLSNAVYLAKQSNRYSQYLMDLQLKLQQVPLGIPTDGYISSQFGKRTNPIPPKTVMLASLKPVKAEPQYVEEKDSLGNVIKKTVVSTTPPMQNNVPSEKDQIQFHKGMDIAVAHGSDVRSAAAGKVIFAGVKGGYGNCVIISHGNGLDTLYGHLSAILVKTNDVVKVNDVIAKSGNTGRSTGPHLHYEVHKNNTPVNPKLFINI, from the coding sequence ATGAAAAACTTTTTAAGCAGCAAAAAAAATATTAATGTAATCCTGGGATTTCTGGCATTAATTATTTTTGGACAGGCGCTGTTAATCGGAAAACTCTATGCTGAAAAGGATTACAAATCCTACGAGGTGAATCTGGTTCCCATTAAAACCGAAAAAGACAGCATTGATTATCACAGCATGAAAAATGATCTGGCGCTTGTAGATCACACCGTGCGCGAGCTGAATTCCTTTCTGGCTTCAAAAAACCTCAGCGACGGAAAAATAGAAACGTTGGCAAAAGACAGCCTTTCAAACGCGGTTTATCTTGCGAAACAAAGCAACCGTTACAGCCAGTATTTAATGGATTTGCAGCTGAAACTTCAACAGGTTCCGCTGGGAATACCAACCGATGGCTATATTTCTTCACAATTCGGGAAAAGAACAAACCCGATACCGCCAAAAACTGTGATGCTTGCCTCATTAAAACCGGTAAAAGCGGAGCCGCAGTATGTTGAAGAAAAAGACAGTTTAGGAAATGTCATTAAAAAAACGGTGGTCAGCACCACTCCGCCTATGCAAAATAATGTGCCGTCGGAAAAAGACCAAATTCAGTTCCATAAAGGTATGGATATCGCGGTTGCGCATGGTTCTGACGTTCGAAGTGCGGCGGCAGGAAAAGTGATTTTCGCGGGTGTGAAAGGCGGATACGGAAACTGTGTCATCATCTCTCACGGAAACGGTTTGGATACTTTGTACGGCCACTTATCAGCTATTTTGGTGAAAACCAATGACGTGGTAAAAGTAAACGACGTGATTGCAAAATCCGGAAATACAGGCCGCTCCACGGGGCCGCATCTTCACTATGAAGTGCACAAAAACAATACGCCGGTAAATCCGAAATTGTTTATCAATATTTAA